The Trichoderma breve strain T069 chromosome 2, whole genome shotgun sequence DNA segment gactctcctctccctcataACCTCTCCACCAGCATACAGCGCCCTCATCGACGAGATCCGCCGCGCCTCACCCACCGTCAGCTCCCCCATCACCTGGGCGCAAACCCAGTCTCTTCCCTACCTCCAAGCCGTCATCCGCGAAGGCCTCCGCATGTGGCCTCCAGTCGGCGGCCTCGGCTTCAAGACCGTGCCCCCCGAGGGTGACTACCTCAACGGCTATTTCGTCCCCGGCGGCACAGAGATTGGCCAGGGTTTTCACGGAGTCGGACGCTCCAAAGCAGTTTGGGGCCCGGACGCCGACGTCTTTCGGCCGGAGAGATGGCTCGCCGCTCAGGGAGATGGACTGAAAGACATGATAAACGCTGTCGATACACATTTCGGGTACGGCAAGTACTCTTGTCTTGGAAAACTGATTGCACTGATGGAGTTGCACAAGGCTGTTTTTGAGGTACGTAACACTTACATGGACATGGTCGACTCTTTTTGAGCTTGGCTACCAGATGGTTCAAGATAACTAACACGACcgtttttctctctttctctgtGACAGCTTGTACGACGTTTCGACTTTTGCGTCATGAACCCCGAAACCCCGATAAAAATAACCGCCtctatatttctctttgCGTCTGACTTTTGGTTGACGCTTACCAAACGCAATCTTTGAACCAGCAGAAGCACGAAGTTACGAGCGTATGTTGCGCTGTTTCAactgtctttttcttccatatATTCTCATCGAACATGATACCCCAGCTCATAAGGCAAGCTTTTCCAGTATGTTTCCAGCCTGTCCCCTGAGTGTAATGAGAAGCTGAACCCTCTGCTAACATCCGACTGTAGATATATCCTTAGAATCACTGTATAtaagcaagagaagaaacatATTCATGAAATCTTGACCCAATGGTCCATCATTAAAATGACTGTCCAATCGACAGCTTGCCTAGTATCCCGCTATATATAGTATTCGTACATTGTACTTGTAATATCCTGGCTAAGAAAAGCAAATGAGAATCCATCAATCTCTGTCCTCCATATTAACCTCGTTCAGCGGCGTTGCTCCCAAGCTCTCCAATCCCCTCTCGCCAGCTAACTCAGCGCCAGCGATTCCACTGCCAGAGTTGGGTTTCCGCCCCAGAGCTTCCTCGTATTGCCTGCCCGTTTCGTTCAAAAAAGCCTGTACTTCGGCTTCCCTTTTGATtatgtcttctctctcgcgcGTGAGTTGCCCCACCGTTGCCGccttgaggttgatgttATTCTCCATCGATTTCAGTGTAGCCTGTAACTGCAGTATGCATTCTGCAAGACTCGGCAACGGTGTGATCTTGGGTGGAACTTGTAACAGCTGCTCATTGGGGTccttcttcggcttcttcaGGCCATCCATTCCTGCACGCGTCTGCGCTGTTTCGTAGGCGATTCGTCGCTCGGCATCGCTGTCTGATGAGGAGTCTGAGGTATGGCCCTCGGCTGCATTAATGAGCTCAGCCATCTTTTGACGATCCTGTTTTCGCCGCTCCTTTTCCGCGCGTTTGCCTAGTGAAAGCCCACCGTCTTCAACATAGTCGTCAAAGCCCTCTCCCAagtcctcatcctcagcaaCCAACCGAGTTTcgtcctttttctttcgagCTGAGAGAtaatcatcctcatcctccataGGAATATagtccttctcctttgccaatCGGGCTCTGCgctctttcttctcccgaATTTCAGCTTCGGTGAGGATCTGAGTAGTCTGAGGCTGACCAGTAGAAGACGGTATAGGGGAGTCCACTATCAAGGCTCCTTCTAGTTCGGATGGATCCAGATCCATTTCGTCATCGAGATTCGCTTTGAGGGATGAGAGGTCGCTCGGGGTGTTTGGCGTTGATGATTGAAGCTCATCGAGATATTCTCTGCTGTATTTCGGCCGatcgtcatcatcctggTATGATCTGACAGGTAATGGTAGCCCTCGGGCTGCCATGCCTCGTTTGATGGTATTCTTTTCAAGAACCTTCTGCCCCATTGCCGGCTTCTTTGTTGAAGTAAAATCGCTGCTTGGCTCGTCATCCTGCTCCCCTGCGTCGTCTCCAAACGAaatctttgcttttggaagcttcttcttttgtttcgaTAAGCCCGCTCGATTGTTATTCGGCCGTACGACTACTGGaccgtcgtcatcttcgtcgttgCCCTGTGAGGTCTCCTCCTTGTCGGCTGATGCATCTTCGTCTCGTGGATTAAACGTATTCCGTAGCCCAGATTGGCGAAATGGCTTCCGGCCTGCTTTAGACCCAAAAGTCGGCTTCACAGCATCTACATCTCCAGCCAAAGTCAGCCTTGTCCTCCATCAGCAAAGAATCGCCAAACAGTGTTCTGCAGTTACGTACCATCTTTAACGCTTCCAACTTCGGCCACGGGTGGCGCGTCCCTGCTgctctcgtcatcatcgtaaTCAACTTTGATGACCCGCGCCTTTCGTTTCGCGCCAAACGAGCTCATTCTTCTCAATTTGTCCCGGTATGAGCTTGGAGTGCAAGTTGCAGGAGCGCATCCTCATCTCAATTGTCGATAACCCGAGATTCGTTATCTTATCGGCACGTGACCGGGATTTTAAGGTGGGCAAAGCTTCCTTGACCTGCGTTAGTGCTTCCAGATCGCGTCGCAAATCGACCGTCACCAAAGCCTCTATTAATTAATTGATTGCTCAAGATGGCGCCTGCCCAACCTGAGCTGAAGAAGGTGAGTTTCCCAGCCGACCTATAGTCAACACTGTGGTCCATACAGGTTCCCTGTTCCTCATCAAATGGCCTTGTCGATACGAATCATTTGCTCCTCCAATTGATCGATCAACCCAACTGACACTGGAAGCTAGTATCTCGACAAGAGGCTGTTTGTCCAGCTCAACGGGAGCCGAAAGGTCATCGGTGTACTCCGCGGATACGATGTGAGAACAACCCGGTATCAAGCGGAGCAATAGGACGTGGAGAACTAACGGGAGCAGGTCTTCTTGAACATCGTATTGGACGAGGCGGTCGAGGAGAAAGACGGCGGCGAGAAGATTAGGCTCGGCATGGTGGTGTGTAACGCCAAATTCCCTTACCCAACACAAATTCCTTTCCCTCTAGAACATACGCTTACTTCAATGCGGCAGGTCATCCGTGGCAACTCCGTGGTCATGCTGGAGGCTCTGGAGAGAAtcggcggcgacgacagGCAGAACCGATAATTTGGGGCGGCAACAAGATGGTGAATGGATGCCTGAATATGCTTGTTTGGCGTTTACGGAAACGATACGAAGAGGCGATCATGGGACTTGATACGAACGTCTATTGTTGCTAGATTTTTGGTTTTTATCCGAgctcaagaaaaagaaaacgaaatgCACCCCCCAAGTCAGGAACCTTGCGGCTACTTGCTCTGTGAACCCCAGGCATTCGGGTCATAATGGTCCATATTCTGGCCATTGTACGTTTTCTGCCACCCCTTGACGCCTCCTTTGAGAATGGCGGCCGTCATTTCGGTTTCCCCAATCGAATTGAGATAGTCTTGGAACCACCCTGCGCATTTCGGCCCTCGACTTCCACAGCTCCCTAAACGTGACCACCGTTAATCCTCGTCTTGTCGAGTAATCAAGACGTATCACCACAGCACCGGATGAGACACCTACCGCAGTAGAATATAACCTTCTTTACCCCAGCCTGCTTGCAAAGCTGATACACCCCCGAACGAGTAGGATAGAACGACTGAGCCGGCAGGTTCACAGACGTAGCAATTGTGCCGCCCTCCCAATCATTCCGGCGCACATCGACCAGCAAAAAGTCTTTCCGCGCGTGATCTCCTGCCGCCTTGGTGTGCTCAATCCACTCGTAGACGTCCGAAGGCTCAATGACAGCACAGGAGACGTCAGACGGTGGTATTTCTTCAAAGGCAAGGATGGAGCTCCCTTGCTGTTCAGAAGACGCCATTCTgaactatataataaacaGCTGTATGGATGAATTGATTGCTGGTTGCTGACTGCTGATGAATGAGAAGCTCAGATTTTAGAAAACCGTCAGGAGTCTAGGGGGTGTTACTGGGACGAGCACGAGACCCCGCATTCTCCAACACCTGATACCTTATCATATGTTCCATTTTGACTCTAAGTAGGGCATCCGACTGAGCATGCGATGCCTCCCAATTTATTACACGACCTATGGTTACTCATTCGCAATGTAGCAAGGATCAAGgtagaaagaaaaaggcctTCTGTATTCTATATTCAATCTAGATAAAAAAGAGCACCGATATATTTTGAATAGCCACATGGGTATTTTTTCCGTTTATTTATACCGCCAGTACTCCTATGATGCCTTCCATGTCATTGCCACTCCAATATCAAATACCAATAGAGGACATTCAAGCTCAGTTGATTCAATATTACTCCATTGCTCACTTATTCGCGTGGTCATCTTTCACCGCTGAGTCTCAATTTCAGACCACGTCCTCAGAATCGTGGAATATATGGTTCCGTGACACAACCGCTATTTAGGTGAGAGACATAAAGTAGTCAACCCCATTGATATGCGTAGGACACGCCATTAAACCAAGTTCCAGAAAATATTCAAACAATCGCTCATTCGTAAGCGTTGCGTTAAAAAGCCATCGCACATCTTCCGCTCAAATCGCTTGATATCTGCGACTGCTGTGACTGCTGCATAGAGAAAATCGGCGTTGTCAAACGATCCGGTGTGTATTTGCGCAGATACAACTCTCTGATGTCATTTCAGCCCTACTATTGCTGACGTTTGCCCATGGCATGTCAAATCCTGAGAGGAGGCCCGGAAGAAGGCTGTCTGAATCTCTCTACAGTCGctgggaagaggagaggagattTCATCTCTCTACAGGGTGGGCAGCAGTCATCGGGACTGAATTCCAATCCACATATCCATCGAACCATCCGCTTGGGTCAAAACCAGATAATAGATCTGTAGTCCATGATGTGTGCGCCATGTTCCCCCAATTATTCTCCATCTGCGGCTCTTGTACCCCGTCATCCGCGAATAGTCCCATATCGTCCAGTCCGGCGCATTCGGTTTGTGGTATGTGCATTGCCGCTTGCCAATCAGCCATTCTCTGGTCTGGTTCCGATCGATTGTCGAGATGCATGTTTTCTGACCCTTCAGATACCAGCTCTGCCCACTTTTCTAATTTCGCTCTCGTAATTCGGACTTTTAGCGCAGTCATCATCCAGACATTCTTGTTTACTCTTTCGGTGTCTGCTGAGCATAATTGGAAAGTTGCATTGGCATGCTCAAAGCGGCCGGATATCGCGGAAAGAATTTCAGGAATATTAATCATCAGTCCTGGTTGTGTTTGTAACTGTGTCCGCAGTACGGCCACAGCAGCTGCGAGGTCGGGGTCGTCTAGATCAGGGCGTGCCGTCACACGTTGTCCCCGTGGCATTCCACATTTGTCTGGCGTCATGTTCGGGTTACACTGTGAGTTTCCCATATCGGAGTTATACAGGGCAACGTTAGGATTATTC contains these protein-coding regions:
- a CDS encoding nineteen complex-related protein 2 domain-containing protein, producing MSSFGAKRKARVIKVDYDDDESSRDAPPVAEVGSVKDDAVKPTFGSKAGRKPFRQSGLRNTFNPRDEDASADKEETSQGNDEDDDGPVVVRPNNNRAGLSKQKKKLPKAKISFGDDAGEQDDEPSSDFTSTKKPAMGQKVLEKNTIKRGMAARGLPLPVRSYQDDDDRPKYSREYLDELQSSTPNTPSDLSSLKANLDDEMDLDPSELEGALIVDSPIPSSTGQPQTTQILTEAEIREKKERRARLAKEKDYIPMEDEDDYLSARKKKDETRLVAEDEDLGEGFDDYVEDGGLSLGKRAEKERRKQDRQKMAELINAAEGHTSDSSSDSDAERRIAYETAQTRAGMDGLKKPKKDPNEQLLQVPPKITPLPSLAECILQLQATLKSMENNINLKAATVGQLTREREDIIKREAEVQAFLNETGRQYEEALGRKPNSGSGIAGAELAGERGLESLGATPLNEVNMEDRD
- a CDS encoding LSM domain-containing protein; this encodes MAPAQPELKKYLDKRLFVQLNGSRKVIGVLRGYDVFLNIVLDEAVEEKDGGEKIRLGMVVIRGNSVVMLEALERIGGDDRQNR
- a CDS encoding rhodanese-like domain-containing protein, translated to MASSEQQGSSILAFEEIPPSDVSCAVIEPSDVYEWIEHTKAAGDHARKDFLLVDVRRNDWEGGTIATSVNLPAQSFYPTRSGVYQLCKQAGVKKVIFYCGSCGSRGPKCAGWFQDYLNSIGETEMTAAILKGGVKGWQKTYNGQNMDHYDPNAWGSQSK